A region of candidate division WOR-3 bacterium DNA encodes the following proteins:
- the uvrC gene encoding excinuclease ABC subunit UvrC yields the protein MNQTVIKKIKTAPAAPGVYMFRDKRNKIIYIGKAVDLRNRLSSYLSPAKERIREQTLMSAAADLDIIITNSDIEALTLEESLIKLNKPRYNVRLKDDKKFPYLKITIQERFPRIIFTRDLKADGSLIFGPYTNARALRRTRDALCRIFKLVSCTKDLEKPHKRPCLQYHLGRCSAPCTGRITEKEYAGLVNKAIKFLRGNSNELEKGIERMMWQHAENENFEAAAALRDQLLAVRTIFQHQRMVTNTKSNRDVIAFSRSRFNCAACLFRIREGRLIAKEIFFLKINPHIGDEEIAASFIRLIYTHISFIPEELVISTMPADWRIQSRWFKEKGTNVKISTGRRGEIKRLLKWAEKNAELELSKKIFKKRIPPAIIELQNILALEKAPRWIETFDVSNLKEKFAVGSSVVFRDGKPDKQHYRHYRIKRVKGQNDFAMIREIVMRRIKDLMNEKKQPDLLLIDGGKGQLNAALEALKLIKLKIPVFALAKKYNELYNSSGKVVAVPPGSSGLTLLKRARDEAHRFAINYHRKVRDRALTSSLLDGIAGIGEKRKLALLKYFGSIDALKKASEEDITRVPGIGKKYARIIYEALHI from the coding sequence TTGAATCAAACGGTCATAAAAAAGATTAAAACAGCACCGGCCGCCCCGGGCGTCTATATGTTCCGGGACAAAAGGAATAAGATCATCTACATCGGCAAAGCAGTGGATTTAAGAAATCGACTCTCCTCCTATCTCAGTCCCGCTAAGGAAAGGATTCGCGAACAAACCCTGATGTCGGCAGCCGCCGACCTCGACATCATCATCACCAACTCGGATATCGAAGCACTCACCCTGGAAGAATCATTGATCAAGTTGAATAAACCTCGTTACAACGTTCGACTGAAGGACGACAAAAAATTTCCGTATCTCAAAATCACCATCCAGGAAAGGTTTCCGAGGATAATATTCACCCGCGACCTGAAAGCGGACGGCTCACTCATCTTCGGACCCTATACAAACGCCCGGGCGTTGAGACGCACGCGGGACGCCCTGTGCCGGATCTTCAAACTCGTCTCTTGCACCAAAGACCTGGAAAAACCGCATAAACGCCCCTGTCTGCAGTATCATCTCGGCAGGTGCAGTGCGCCCTGTACGGGTCGGATAACAGAAAAAGAGTATGCAGGGCTGGTGAACAAAGCGATAAAATTCCTGAGGGGAAACTCGAATGAACTGGAAAAAGGAATAGAGAGGATGATGTGGCAGCACGCTGAAAACGAAAATTTCGAGGCGGCGGCGGCGCTGCGTGACCAGCTCCTTGCGGTCAGAACAATCTTCCAGCATCAGCGGATGGTCACAAACACAAAGAGCAACCGTGATGTCATCGCCTTCAGCCGCAGTAGATTCAACTGCGCCGCTTGTCTCTTTCGAATACGCGAAGGACGACTGATCGCAAAAGAGATCTTTTTTCTGAAGATCAATCCCCATATCGGTGATGAAGAAATCGCCGCATCATTCATCCGTCTGATCTACACCCACATCTCCTTCATTCCCGAAGAACTCGTCATCTCGACTATGCCCGCCGACTGGCGGATACAATCACGCTGGTTCAAAGAAAAAGGAACGAACGTCAAAATATCAACCGGCAGACGCGGGGAAATCAAACGGCTCTTAAAATGGGCGGAGAAGAACGCCGAACTCGAACTCTCGAAAAAGATATTCAAAAAACGAATACCACCCGCGATCATCGAGCTGCAGAACATTCTCGCTCTGGAAAAAGCACCACGCTGGATAGAAACCTTTGACGTTTCGAATCTGAAAGAAAAATTCGCCGTCGGTTCATCCGTGGTCTTCCGCGACGGCAAACCGGATAAGCAGCATTACCGCCACTACAGGATCAAGCGGGTGAAAGGACAGAACGACTTCGCAATGATCAGAGAAATCGTGATGCGCCGTATAAAAGACCTGATGAATGAAAAAAAACAACCCGATCTTCTGTTGATCGACGGCGGGAAAGGTCAGTTGAACGCCGCACTTGAGGCGCTCAAACTGATAAAGCTCAAAATACCGGTCTTCGCGCTCGCGAAAAAATACAATGAACTCTATAACAGTTCGGGAAAAGTCGTCGCCGTACCCCCGGGGTCCAGCGGTCTGACATTATTGAAAAGGGCACGGGATGAAGCCCATCGTTTTGCCATCAACTATCACAGAAAAGTAAGGGACAGAGCTCTGACGTCTTCTCTACTCGATGGAATAGCCGGCATCGGCGAGAAAAGAAAACTGGCGCTCCTTAAGTATTTCGGGAGTATCGACGCCCTGAAAAAGGCGTCGGAAGAAGATATCACCAGGGTTCCCGGGATCGGTAAAAAAT
- a CDS encoding RtcB family protein produces the protein MAWHGELIKIDNNRFKIPKTYKEGMRTDGLIYASEKMLQKIKEDNAPEQVANVATLPGIVGYAMAMPDIHWGYGFPIGGVAAFDVKEGIISPGGVGYDINCGVRILRTDLRINDIKNRIKELVKALFHNVPSGVGSKGKIRIDDREVKEVLKYGAQWALKKGFGWKEDIERIEEEGMLQGADPDRVSKRAIERGRPQLGTLGAGNHFLEIQIVEDIYDPTSAKALGIDEIGQVTVMIHTGSRGLGYQVCDDNVKILGRVTKKYGIEIPDRQLACAPIDSPEGRTYFEQMACAANYAWANRQCIMHWVREAFEQVLNKKAEDLGMHLIYDVAHNIAKFETHKVDGIPRKVCVHRKGATRAFAPGHKEIPAVYREIGQPVIIPGDMGTHSYLLLGTEKAMEQTFGSTCHGAGRLMSRSKAMKQTRGRRIDKELADKGIFVLSASNDVLRQEVPEAYKDIDMVVDAVHEAGISRKVARMRPLGVVKG, from the coding sequence ATGGCGTGGCATGGTGAATTAATAAAAATAGACAACAATCGATTTAAAATTCCGAAAACTTACAAAGAGGGGATGAGAACCGATGGTTTGATCTATGCATCGGAAAAGATGTTGCAAAAGATTAAAGAGGACAATGCACCAGAACAGGTGGCGAACGTAGCCACGCTGCCGGGTATTGTCGGATATGCGATGGCGATGCCTGATATCCACTGGGGATACGGGTTTCCGATCGGCGGTGTAGCCGCCTTTGACGTAAAAGAAGGAATTATCTCACCCGGTGGGGTAGGATATGATATAAACTGCGGAGTGAGAATATTACGCACGGACCTGCGCATCAATGATATAAAGAACAGAATAAAAGAACTGGTAAAAGCACTCTTCCACAACGTTCCTTCAGGAGTGGGTTCCAAAGGAAAGATAAGAATCGACGACCGCGAAGTGAAAGAGGTGTTGAAATACGGCGCACAATGGGCTCTTAAAAAGGGATTCGGATGGAAAGAAGACATCGAAAGGATTGAAGAAGAGGGTATGCTCCAGGGTGCTGATCCGGATCGGGTCTCGAAAAGGGCGATCGAACGCGGCAGACCGCAGCTCGGAACACTCGGTGCGGGAAATCACTTCCTCGAAATACAGATCGTCGAAGACATCTATGATCCGACATCGGCGAAGGCACTGGGCATTGATGAAATCGGTCAGGTAACCGTGATGATACATACGGGTTCGCGGGGTCTCGGTTATCAAGTCTGTGACGACAATGTGAAGATACTCGGCAGGGTCACTAAAAAATACGGCATTGAGATTCCCGACCGCCAGCTGGCATGTGCTCCGATCGACTCTCCTGAAGGCAGAACATACTTTGAACAGATGGCATGTGCGGCGAATTACGCCTGGGCGAACCGACAATGTATAATGCACTGGGTGCGAGAGGCATTTGAACAGGTGCTCAATAAAAAAGCTGAAGATCTGGGCATGCACCTGATCTACGACGTCGCCCACAACATCGCGAAGTTTGAAACCCACAAAGTAGACGGGATACCCAGAAAGGTCTGTGTCCACAGAAAGGGCGCGACCCGGGCGTTTGCTCCGGGACATAAAGAAATCCCTGCAGTCTACAGGGAAATCGGCCAGCCGGTCATCATCCCCGGTGATATGGGAACCCACTCTTATCTGCTTCTGGGCACTGAAAAGGCGATGGAACAAACCTTCGGCTCGACCTGTCACGGTGCCGGACGGCTTATGTCGCGTTCAAAGGCGATGAAACAAACCAGGGGACGCAGGATCGATAAAGAATTAGCCGATAAAGGAATCTTCGTGCTGTCGGCGAGCAATGACGTATTGAGGCAGGAAGTTCCCGAGGCGTATAAAGACATCGATATGGTGGTGGATGCGGTTCACGAAGCCGGAATATCCAGAAAAGTGGCGCGCATGAGACCGTTGGGTGTAGTAAAAGGATAA